A window of Streptomyces sp. NBC_01689 genomic DNA:
GGTGTGCGGCCAGCTCGAAGCGGAACCGGCGCCCGCGAGCCGCGCGCGAGCGCAGCCCTGCGATGGCACGGAGACCGGAACGGTCTTCGGCTGTGTCTGTTCCTAAAGGCGCGGACGGAGTCACGGTTGCCACTATCGCCCTGCCGTGGACACTTGGCAAGTGTCACTCTGAAAAATGCAGAGTGCCGTGTGACGGCGAGAAGGGCCATGGCACACTGCAGGCAACAGCACGCCGAGCGGCGCCAGTTGGGATCGTCGAAACAGCGGACGGAACCCCGGAGGGCGCCGCCCGTTCTGTCAGGACTCGGTGTCCGGTCCGCGAGCCATGCCGTTCGGGGCTCAATGTCGTGCAGCGCGCACAGGACTTCAGTGGAGGTGGGACGTGAGCGAACCGCGGTCCGCGCCGACGGTCGGTCAGGTCGTCCTCGGCCGACGCCTGCTGGACCTGCGCGAGCGCGCGGGTCTCAAGCGTGAGGAGGCCGCGCGCATCCTGCGGGTCGCCCCCGCGACGGTCCGCCGGATGGAGATGGCCGAGGTCTCCCTCAAGATCCCGTACCTGCAGCTGCTGCTGAAGGCGTACGGGATCTCCGACGAGGAGGCCGAGGCCTTCGTCCAGCTGGCGGAGGAGGCCAACCGGCCCGGCTGGTGGCAGCGCTTCCACGACATCCTGCCCGGCTGGTTCTCGATGTACGTCAGCCTGGAGGGGGCGGCCACCCTCATCCGGTCGTACGAACCCCACTTCGTCCCCGGGATCCTGCAGACCGAGGCGTACGCCCGTGGTGTCCTGAAGGCGGGCGCCGTGGGTCAGACCAGACCCGAGGACATCGAGCGCCATGTGGCGCTGCGCATGCAACGCCAGGATCTGCTCACCCGTGAGGGGGCGCCCCGGATCTGGGCCGTGATGGACGAGACGGCCCTGCTCCGCCCCGTCGGCGGTCCCGAGGTGATGCGCGCACAGGTCGACAAATTGATCGAGGCCACGGAACTGCCCAACGTGACGCTCCAGGTCGTCCCGTTCTCCACCGGGCCGCACGCCGGCACGTACGGGCCCTTCGTGCTCTTTCGCTTCGCCATGCCGGAACTCCCGGACATGG
This region includes:
- a CDS encoding helix-turn-helix domain-containing protein; this translates as MSEPRSAPTVGQVVLGRRLLDLRERAGLKREEAARILRVAPATVRRMEMAEVSLKIPYLQLLLKAYGISDEEAEAFVQLAEEANRPGWWQRFHDILPGWFSMYVSLEGAATLIRSYEPHFVPGILQTEAYARGVLKAGAVGQTRPEDIERHVALRMQRQDLLTREGAPRIWAVMDETALLRPVGGPEVMRAQVDKLIEATELPNVTLQVVPFSTGPHAGTYGPFVLFRFAMPELPDMVYSEYLTGAVYLDERSEVATHLEVMDRMAAQAATAHRTKEILRGLREEW